gaccgccgccgccgttcgaaCGCCGCGAGCTCGACGAGTATGAGCGCGAGCTCGCCATCCACCGTCGCGCCTCCTCTACCGCGGGGAGCTCCCCCGCGGGCGCCTCGAGCTCGCGGCTCACTCTGGTCAAGAGAGAGCCGGAGGAGCTCGGGGCCGCTTGCCGTAAAGCTCGAGGCCGACGCGGACCCGCCGCGTCGAGGGGTCATCGGCCCCGAAGACTACCTCCCCCCGGGGCAGGAGGACCACCTCGAGCGAGCCATCATGGAGCGCTTGGCGAGGGAGTAGGAGGAGGTCGAAgcgcgccgccgccgcgagctcgagaTCGAGGAGATCTTCCTCGAGCAGGGCGTCACGGTGTCGCAGGCGCACACGTCCAAGGAGGTGGACCTGCGCTTCATGAAGGCCGAGTAGGCCAAGGTCTGGATCGACCTCGACTCCAACGAGGACTGAGGtcctccggctcctccgccgcGTCGTCGCCGCCGCACCCATCGATTTTGGTAGCCTAAGCTAGGGTACGCTGCACGGCCCCCAAATCACCCCCCCATATGTAATACTATAATGTAGTATGATGAACAACTAtctatgatgtagtatgatgatcaACTATGTATGATGAATGTCGTTGCAAGTTTCTTCCGCGaatgtttttttttctaattttacaATTTCACATATGTGGTCTGATCTGCAGCGCACGAATTCAACCCGCAGATCTGATCTGCAGCGAACTGTAAACGCATTTTCCGGATCCGACTTTTACAGGGTCTGCAGAGATGCTCTTACCCAAGAACACTAACAAGAAAATGCCGGCATAGGTACGTACAAACTGCCAGCAAAATGTTTGCTAGCCGCATATTTGTCCATGCTTAGTAGGCTGAGGCTTTACTGACAGCTTTTCGGCCATCGAATCAGTGCTTCACCGACGGAAGGAGAGCGTTGGCACAAGTGAAACATGCTATCGGTACAAAAATGTCTTCGACATCGAAGAACTCGCCAACGTAATCAAAGGAGCAGTTGCCAAAGAAATCCCAGTCAGAGCAGACAGCCGCCGACTCCCAGGAGGAGGAACAATGGATTTCGTCGGTGGAGGAGCTCAGCTCCGCCACTTTCCCCGCCGGCCGCATGTCTGGCAACGGCGTTGACTCGACTTTGGCCACCTCGGCTGGGAGCTCCTCCGAGAGTGAGGTTTTTCGAGCGTCACCGTCGTCAGGCCGTGGCGAGCGGCTGCCCACGCACCCAAAGTCGAGGATCTTGACGTCGTCCAAGGCGGCGAACGCCGCCTCGGCACCGTGGCAGCAGGTGTGGTCGGCGAAGTAGGTGAGGACGTAGAGGGGAGGGTCGTGCTCCTCTGACCGCTGGACCTGCCTCCTGGCCGGGCAGCCGCCGGCGTCGAGTGTGTAGGCGCACCTGAAGTAGTGCCTCGGGTGGTTGCTGCCCCGGATGTCCTTCTGCCCGTACTTGGTCCACACGAAGCCGTCGTCCCAGTTCTGCTTCCTCTCCACCCTCGTCGCCGCTGCCGTCTCTCCGCTAGTCGTGCGCGTCCTGAAAAAACACAATGGTGGTTGGCTCGTTGGTCGTTGCTCGACGTGTACTGTGTACATACAACGTCAGTCATGTAGCACTAGTGCTTCGCAGTTAGCTTGATGTACCTTCTTTTGTGCCGGGTTGTCTCAGTGGCTGCGCTCTGGGGCCCCAACTTGCGCTTCTTCCGGCCTGCAGGTTTGCCGTggagggcggcgagggcgcggtCGCAGCAGCTTAGGATCTCGGCGGCGAGCTCCCGTATCCCGGCGTGGTCGTCCTGGACCTGGAGCAGGGCCTCGAGGGCGGCGGCAGACTTGCGTCCCTGCGCCATCAGTTCGGACACCCGGGCCGCCGGAGTGACTAGTGCTGCCATGTCCTCTCCTCTGCGACTGGGCTGCTTTCTCCCTCCGTGTGAGCGCGTTTGTTTCTCTGAAGCTAGCTGGGGTGGATCTAAGCAGGCGGGGGAAGGTCACATTTTATACATGAGATCTGAGCATAGTTTGGGTACTCCATACTACTTAATCTGGATATTTAGGTCAGTAGCTGCCGGTTGCCAGCTATAGGTAGCGGCTAGCGACCGAGGGTCGACGAATGCACATGCCAACCGTTAATTATTATTACTCCATTAACAAAAACATAATCGATTCGTTGACGCACGCGCCATTTTATTTCATACTATATCAACACGGTCATACTCCCACTTGGAGTGAGTTGGATCGACcgatgatgcatgcatgcatgcacgttgCCGCGTTGCACGGCGCGTCGTTTAGCTGAATTTGACTACTACTCCAAGGGTTCACGATGCAAATGCATGCACGGgcaatcatactccctccgttcctaaatgcaaGTCTTTGAAAaaatttcactatgaaccacatacggagcaaaatctttaaagtcttatatttagaaacgaggGAGTAGATAGCAATAAAGAACTA
This region of Triticum aestivum cultivar Chinese Spring chromosome 2D, IWGSC CS RefSeq v2.1, whole genome shotgun sequence genomic DNA includes:
- the LOC123048315 gene encoding probable WRKY transcription factor 62; its protein translation is MAALVTPAARVSELMAQGRKSAAALEALLQVQDDHAGIRELAAEILSCCDRALAALHGKPAGRKKRKLGPQSAATETTRHKRRTRTTSGETAAATRVERKQNWDDGFVWTKYGQKDIRGSNHPRHYFRCAYTLDAGGCPARRQVQRSEEHDPPLYVLTYFADHTCCHGAEAAFAALDDVKILDFGCVGSRSPRPDDGDARKTSLSEELPAEVAKVESTPLPDMRPAGKVAELSSSTDEIHCSSSWESAAVCSDWDFFGNCSFDYVGEFFDVEDIFVPIACFTCANALLPSVKH